The sequence ATGAAGGAGCACAAGCCTCACCTGGAGACCTTCCAAGCTGCAATCGACGGCCTGGACGTCCTGCTTGCCCAGGAGGTCCGCCCCAGGTGAGGGCGCCCCAGCAGGCGGGTGGGGCCTGGGGGTCTGAGCAAGACGCAGCTGGCATCGGGTGGGGTGTGGTGCGGGGCCACGGGGAGGCCTTGGGGCCGTGGCGGGGCTACTCTGGGAATAGGCTTTCGGGCGTGCAGGGCTACTTAAGGTGCAGAGGTGACAAAAGGCACGTGGGCTCACCCCCTCCTCGTGGCGCTTAAAGTGGGGACCAGGAGGGGCCCCGGAAGCTCGAGGAGCAGCTGGTGTCTGGGGTGTAGCACCCTTGCCTGGGTTCTGAGCCGTGCGGTCCTGGTCCCCGTGGGTCTCCGCACAGCTCAGTGTGTCTCCCGTTGTCCCGCAGGCGGTGGAAGCTGCAGGTGCTGGATTTGCGCCGGAACGCCCACCAGGACTTCTGGACCGTGTGTTCCGGCACCAGGGCTGGTGTGTGCTCACTGCTGGAGCCTGAGGTGGCCCGGCCCGTGAGGAAGAGGCGCCGGGTGGAAGGTGCAAGGGCGTGGTCGAAGCAGACCTCGGCCCCCGTGGAGGTGCTCATAGACCTGTGCCTCAAGGAGGGCACCCCCGATGCGTCCCTAAGCTACCTCCTGAAGAAGGTCAAGCAGAGGAGGGGCTCACTCCGCCTGTGCTGTCAGAAGCTGAGGGTCTTCTCCATGCCGATGCAGAACATCAGGAAGATCCTGAAGCTGGTGCAGCTCGACTCTGTCCAGGACCTGGAGGTGAACTGCACCTGGAAGCTGGCCACCCTGGGCAGGTTCGCGCCGCACCTGGGCCAGATGGTCAGCCTGCGCCGGCTGCTCCTCTCGCACATCCACATGACACCGCACGCCGCCCCCGGCATGGAGGAGCGTTGCGTCAGCCAGCTCACCTGCCAGTTTTCCAGCCTGCAGCACCTGCAGGAGCTCTACCTGGATTCCATCTCCTTCCTTGAGGGCCGCCTGGACCAGGTGCTCAGGTGAGGCGTGGCGCTGTCTCTGCAGACCAGGGCAGGCCTCTCTCGTTTCGTTATCCGTGGGGTGTCTGTCTACTGTCGGCCTGCCATGGATGGTGCCAGAGTGCACGGGCCACTCAGAGGTCCACACGATGCCACCAGTCCGTCCCCCGGCACCTTGTCACATAGCCTCCCAGGTTAGGGTCGGAGGTGTGGCTTCAGTTAGATGCCTGTCAAAGGGGACTCTTCGCTGGGAATCTGCATCGTGGGGGCTTTGGGCCAGGTGAGGGTGGCTTTGGGAATTCTTCCTGAGAGAGTGATGTCTAAGCTGAGATGATGGAAAATAACTAAGCAGGAGGACATTAACCAGGGGAAAGCCCATCCAACGTGAGGTTTCAAATCGGAAGCTCTGTGCTGAGCAGCTGGTCCACGTGAGCCTGTCCCTCCCACCTATCCCACTTTCCTGTCTGTCCCGGGTTgctttaggctccaggtgaggtgTGATGTGGGAAATGGGTGATTGTGGAAATGACGGGGAGGGAGCAGGAGTGAAGAGTTGTGGCGTCCATCAGGACGTTAGCAGTTATTGCTCCTAAATAgtccagagaagagaaacaagaagTCAAATGAGTATCATCATTGAAGTGGCTCCAATCTCGAGTCCAAATTACAACTATTGTTTGCTTCTAAGGCTTCTGATTATATAGGAATTCTTCAGTAACAGATGATTTCTTCTAGAAATGTGTTCTTCATTCTTAAAATAGAATCATAGCTTTACCTGGGACACAATGATGAAAGAGGAGAGAATGCAGCCCGATTTATTTGTGTGAAAGAGTTGGATTGATTTCCTTTCTGGCGACTGCAAACTCAAAGCATTAAGAATAAACGTGTTCATGACACAAGGACAACGACAAACAAAAGAGTTGTGGAAAGTGAGGGATGGTTTGTGGCTGATGCAGCGACCAGAGTTAGCCCCTGCCGGCTGGACCCCTGGGGACGTTGCCAGACCTTGCCTGGCTTAGCCCTTTAAGCACAGATCCCAGTACTCTCACTGGGAACAGAGAAACAGGTGATGGGGTCCAGGAAGCGGCAGGAAGGAAGCCCGAGTTAAAAGCGGTTTAGGTCATGTCTCCCAATACTGTAGTTTGCTGATCCCCTCTCTCACTTGGGACATGGGGTCAGGCTCCCCGGTGGGCACCTGCCATTGTTACCTTACCTGTGCTCACAACACCTGGCAGGGGTATGTCGTCCCCCACTTGACGGGTGAGCACAGGGAGCACTTGAGGATTCCTTCCCTCGACCCCGTCACACGGCAGATAAGGGATGGGGAAGGACCCCGCTCAACCTTGGGCTGACCTGGCATCTCTCCTTTGACCATGCAGCCTCCTCCGGAAGACTGGGATCTGGTGAAATGGGCCTCTCTTCCCTTGAGGCCTGGGCCACCCCACATCCCTCCGCCCACCACCTCCATCCTCCCGGGACTGActgctctgtctctctccaggTGTCTGAAGAACCCCCTGGAGACCTTGTCGATTACCAAGTGCCTGATTTCAGAGGCAGACCTGATGCATCTGTCGCAGTGGCCGAGCGTCAGCCAGCTGAAGGATCTGAGCCTTAGCGGGGTCAACCTGACCGGCATAAGCTCCAAGCCCCTCTGGGTCCTGATCGAGAAGGCCTCGGCCACCCTCCAGGACCTGGACCTGGACGAGTGTGGCATCATGGACTCCCAGTTCAGCGCCCTCCTGCCCGCCCTGAGCCACTGCTCCCAGCTCACCACCTTCAGCTTCTGCGGCAACCCCATCTCGATGGCTGTGCTGGAGAGCCTGCTGCGCCACACCGTGGGGCTGAGCAAGCTGAGCCTCGTGCTGTACCCCGCGCCCTTGGAGAGCTACGAGGACGTGCACGGCACCGTCCACCTGGGCCGCCTGGCGCACCTGCACGCCCGGCTCAAGCAGGTGCTGCAGGAGTTGGGGCTTCCCAGTATGGTCTGGTTCAGCGGCGACCCCTGTCCGCACTGTGGCGACAGGACCTTCTACAACCCAGAGCCCATCCTGTGCCCCTGTTACATGGCCGCCTAGCCCAGCGAACGAGCCGCAGGCTTTGTCGCGGGCACGCGGACACTGCCGCTCAGACGTCAGCGCATCTCGAAGAAACACAAGCTATAGTTTCAGACAATTGTTCATTGTTAGCGGGAAAAGGAAAGGTGATTCAGAGCTGGGCGGGGGGTATGGTGACTTGGGGAGTTGATGGGATCTTCGGGGAGATGCATCTTGTAGAGTTAGAAATGTGAATCTAAATTTCTAGAGGGGTATTCAGGCTTGAGAAGTAGATGGGGGCGTTACCCCTACGTGGATAGTTATAAAGAAATGGTCAGAAATAAAGGGAACCTCAGTGTCATTCACCTGGTGTTCGCTGTGATCTGTGACCGTGATTCTCCCGTTTAAACCTCAGGAATCTCCTGTTAGTGATTAAGTAAGAAGCCAGCCTGTGTGAGGCCCAGGCAGCCTAGGCTGGACGAGGTTTGGCCCCAAGAGTTAACAGcaccatttctccctccctttggTCTTGTTTCTGGATCACCTGTTAGGTCCTCACTTACTTCTGTGGCTGTTCAGTCTATCATTGCACACAAGGTGTGTTCTCAGGGCCTGGAATGTACTAAGTGCCCAATAGTGAGCACCACTGGAGGAAACATTCTTCCAAGGGACCCTCGCTGCCAGCTCCACCCAGGCACTGGACTCCAGCACCCTCCGCAGTGGATCCAGCAGATGCAGAGCCTCCATCCCTGGCCCTGGGTGGTGCCAGGATAGGGCTTCAATGTGCAAAGTCAGGCCCCGAGTCCTGGGAGAAAAATCCACCCACAGACCATCTGGAGCCTCTGGGACTCACCAGCCCATACCCGCCTTCCCACTGCGTCCAGCCCCTTGAATTCAGTCAGTTGTGGCCTGTAAAAACATCCTAATTCCTGCTAGCAAAATACTAGTAAGCTCACATAGACAAATAACATTTGTTTACTATTCGTTTCCCACATTGAAAAGAGTTCATCGTTTTGTGCGGAGGTAGGTCACACCAGGGTGAGAATGCCCTTCTTCCGGGAAGACCCCCCTTCTTCCCTGTCGAGGAGGTGATAAGCCAGCTCTGATGCCCTGGATTCTGGGTCCGAAGAGAGAACAAACCCACGCCAGGTCTTGGGAGCACTCGGATAGAGCAGGTGAACGTCAGATTTGGTTTGGGGGTGTGGTGGGGCCACCCCGTGGGACCCCCCAAGACAGCCCACCCAAATGAAAGGGACACgagcttccctgggggtgcaatggttaagaatccacctaccaatgcaggagacacgggttcgagccctggtccgggaagatcctgcatgccgcagcgcaactaagcccgtgcgccacaactactgagcctgcacgctacaGCTACTGatgcctgcgtgcctagagcccatgccccaaaacaagccaccgcagtgagaagcccgtacaccacaatgaagagcagcccccgctcgccgcaactagagagtccgtgcacagcaacaaagatccaacgcagccaaaaataagtaaataaataaatttacaaaaaaaaaaaaaaagggacatgtCATAGAGTGGGGTCTGCCCTGTGGCCCTGGGCTGCCTTACCTGGCTTCCCACACACGACCTGGGGAGGAGGCCACACACCAAGGCCGGGGCAGGGCTCGTCTGCATGTCCCTGACCAGGAGCCATCCTCCACCGCCTATCTGGTGTGGCCAACTGTCAGCAATCCCTTATCCTGCCGCACAGCCACTGGCCCTTCTCTATCCTCTTCCCCTAGCAGGCACCCTCTTTTCTtctgccccacccctgccagccTCCTACCCTATGCCCCGtaagaaagaacaagaaatggACCCCTCGGCTTGGGGACATGCTTTGCCATTTCTGAAAGAAGAGAGAATGCAGACATCTGTATAAGTGATGGTGTGCTGGGAAGAAGGGAGTCAGAAAAAGATCTCTCTTACTTTTCCCCAGTGCGCACCCAGTCTCAGCATCCCCAAGCATCCCTAAGTTACAGACCGTATTTTCCGGAACGGGAACTGGCACCTCTGGGATATGAGGAAAAGTATACAGGACGAGCAGGTTCTCCACGAggaaggacagaggcagagatcgTGGGATCTCAGTGCCAGATTTCTCAGCCGCAAAACAGATAACCACACTGGCCTCATGACATTGCAGTGAGGTCACCCACAGGGCTAACCTACGGAAGGCACTTGCCCGGTCATGGATGGCCCCATATAGGACAGTGGGGATTATTAGCTGCCCGATGCaagtaaaggaagaaaagcaaaagtgaaCACTGCCTCTTGCTTCTCAAGCAGGATGCCCTGCACTTGGGACTTTATTTGGCCCAGAGACCACACTTGAGAAAGAAATCTTACAAGAATCTTTGTTCAGAATTTAGATTTTGTCATGAACATGTTCAAAGAGGCATATGCTATCAATGCAGTGAGGTTCTCAAAGTCAAGTTTGGCTGGAGAGGAAGCTCGTCCGTAAGGATGGGGCATGGGGAGGTAGTGACTGCTGGGGGCCCAAGGGCCCGGGGGCCATGTGGATGgaggccctgtgtgtgtgtgggcaggggGAGCGGGGTCTGCAGCTGTTGGGAAGCAGGCAGGGAGAGTATGGCACATAGGGTGGGATGATTGGAAGTAACCATTTACCCAGGAGCAGCCCCAGCTGCACGTCGGACAGGCAGGAAGGTTAGGGCAGCTGAGGGATAGGATGTGAGAGGGGTGAAGCTGAATAGGAAAGAGCCAGAGAGCAATCTAACACAGGGAAATAGCCACGGGcagaaacaagaccaaaagaaggCCTGACATGGGAGCTCCCTGGCAGTCAGTGATTAGGACTCACcgctttcactgccttggcctgGATtgcatccctggtctgggaactaagatcctgcaaactgtgcagcacggccaaaaaaaaaggccacacaaaacattctctgacataagtctcgtaccaatgttttcttaggtcagtctcccaaagcaatagaaagaaaaacaaaaacaaacaggacctaatcaaAGTTACTGCATAGCAAAACTTTTGCacacaaaggaaactgtaaacaaaatgaaaagacagcctacggactgggagaaaatatttgcaaatgatgcgaacaacaagggcttaatttcccaaatatacaaacagctcctacAATTCACTAACCAAAAAgaaacccaattgaaaaatgggcagaagagctaaatagacatttctccaaagaagacatccagatggccgataggtacatgaaaagatgcccaacagcactaattattagagaaatgcaaatcaaaactacactgaggtactAATAAGGGGGCTTATGCAACTAGGTTCCGAGAGAAATAGCCTAGACTCTGCAGCTGACACAAAGTTGGAGGGGAGTTGGAGACGCTGAGTCTGTGTCGTGGGATACTTTGAACTGCAGAAATGCAGTGGTGGGTGCCATGTGGACCCAAAAGTGCCAGAGTGGGGTTCGTGTGAGAAGCACAAGTGCCCGGTGGGGCCCGGGGTCCGACCTCTACATACTCCCCACACTCATGGCCCCGTTGGGCACCTGCATGGCTTTGTTCTTGTCCACaggatattcaatatcttatctTCCTTTGAGGAGATGGACCCATGTTTTCCTCACTTCACTCGTTGGTGAAGATCCAGCTCCACTTGCTTCTTTCTTCCAGCTCAGTTCCCCCAGTGTTTTAGTTGACAGGTAGAGAAGTGCTTCCACGCAATCCCTTAAATGGACCAAAACGGTTCAGGACAGAGATGAAACCTGACTGCCTCCTAAAACCTTTGGCATTACCTAAGTGATGAGAATGatcaaggtgtcttttgttaatgaggtgacttcaGGAAAGTGCCTAAGGCTGGGTAGTGGTTGTCAGTGGGGCCAGtcctgtgattagagggttgaaaCAATCAGTCCCAGCCCGATGAcctccagggaggagagaggggctggaggttgagttTACCCCCCATATGGCCAATGATGTGGCTACAAAATAAATGATCCCAAAACGTAGGGGCTTAAAACAATAACTGTTTCCTGTTGCACAGTTACTGTGGCTTAGCCGGGTGTTTCTGGCTCAGAGTCTCTTGTGAGGGTCGACTCAAAATACTGGCTTAATCGGCTTATTCGTCTGAAGACTTGACAGACTTGACTTGTGCTGGAGAATCCTCCCCCAGGATGGCTGTCTCCCTTGGCTTTTGGCTGGAGGCCTCAGTGCCTCCCCACGTGGACTTCCCCAGAGGGCTGCCGGAGTGATCCCATGACATGGCTGCTGGCTGGCTTCCGCCAGAGCGGGTGACTcaagagagcaaggcagaatgTCCATTGTGATCTAATCTTGGAAATCACACACTAGCACTCCACAGTATCCTGCTGGTGCCCTGCTCCTTGTGAGAGGTCACGATACAAGGGTGTGAAGACCAGGGTGCAGGGATCACCGAGGGCCATCTTGAAGGCTGGGTTTCACAATAGTACCAAATTATTTgcaggcattattttatttaatagtcaTAACGATCCAGGGAGGTAGTTACCATTTACTTCTGTGCTCCAGAACCTGGCGTCATGTCTGGCAGACCCCGGACACTTGAGACTTTATTGAAAGAGAGATGCACGTGAGGGATTAAGAGCTCAGGATCTATAGACCCATTGCCAAGGTCCAGGCCTGGGATGTGATTTATTTTGGGATAGTGAGCAAGTTTCTTAATATctcagatggccaagaggcacatgaaaagacactcaatatcactaattgttagagaaatgcaaatcaaaactacgatgaggtatcacctcaacccagtcagaatggccatcatcaaaagatctgcaaacagtaaatgctggagagggtgtggagaaaagggaaccctcttgcactgttggtgggaatgtaaattaatacagccactatggagaacagtatggatgtccttaaaaatctaaaaatagaactaccatatgacccagcaatcccactactgggcatataccctgagaaaaccataatttaaagagagtcatgtaccacaatgttcattgctgctctatttacaatagccaggacatggaagcaacctcagtgtccactgacagatgaatggataaagaagatgtggcacatatatacaatacaatattactcagccataaaaaggaccgaaactgagtcatttgtagtgaggtggatggaactagagtctgtcatacagagtgaagtaagtcagaaagagaaaaacaaataccgcatgctaacacgtacatatggaatctaaacaaaaatggttctgatgaacctaggggcaggacaggaataaagacacagacatagagaatggacttcaggacacggggagggagaagggtaagctgggatgaagcgaGAAAacagcatggacatatatacactaccaaatgtaaaatagatggctagtgggaagcagctgcatagcacagggagatcagctcggtgctttgtgaccacctagaggggtggcaatagggagggtgggagggaggctcaagagggaggggatatggggatatatgtatacatatagctgattcactttgttatacagcagaaactaacacaacattgtaaagcaagtatactccaataaagatgctaaaaaaaccccaaaaacctaaaaatagagctaccttatgatccagcaatcccattcttggGCGTATATCCAGTGAAAAACGTGGttctaaaggatacatgcacaCTAATGTttattgcagtgctgtttacaacagccaagacatggaaacaacttaaaagtccatcaacagagaagtggataaagaagatgtagtacatatatacaatgaaatattactcggccattaaaaagaataaaataatgccatttgcagcgacatggatggacctggagattatcacactaagtgaaataagtcagacagagaaagacaaatatcatatgatatcgcttatatgcagaatctaaaaaaaaagatacaaatgcacttatttacaaaacagaaagagactcacagacttggagaacGAGCTTATGGTTACAGGGGGAAAgactggggggagggatagattgggagtttggaattgacatgtacacactacagtatttaaaagaaaatgcctttccatgaaaaaaaaatctgtactatAGTATATCATATTGTAATAattagatataataataatatatacataccttCTCAtaactttggttttttaaaattaattaattaattaattttcggATTCGTTGCATCTTCGTtcctgcacgcgggctttctctagttggagctACTCTTCAacgcagtgcgcaggcttctcattgtggtggcttctcttgttgtggagcacgggctctaggcgttcGGGCTTagtacttgtggcttgtgggctctagagcgcagactcagtagttgtggcgcggcatgtgggatcttcccagaccagggatcgaaccggtgtcccctacattgacaggcagattcttaaccagtatgccaccagggaagtcccataacttTGATTAAATGCAATAAAAGACATAGAGCTCCAGGAACAGGGCCTGGCTCATCGTCAGTGCTAAATAAACATTAATTGCTGTtattggtattattattcccaacaATAGCTCCCGCTTCCGGTGAGGCTTTCAGTGACTCAGTCGTTTTCAGGGTAAAGATAGAACCTAGTGGCATTTTAAGCCACTATTGGAAAAGGCTTGGGATCTTTTCTAGTAGAAACATACAACCAGAAAACACAGATACGTCCAAAGAGCACTCTCTGACATTTACCTGTAAGTTGCTTCGACTTTGAATTTGGGACGCCCATGCCTTTCTGTTCACGAAGCATCTCATGCCCCCCTTTGTGGTCCTTCCCTCACATCCTCCACAGAAGATGCATTCTGGTTTGCTTCTGATCATTTGAAATCAAATGAGGATAATCATCCAACTCCCTGATGGATTTCTCCCCATCCAAGTTAAAGTCACTCAGTAAAATTATGTTAATAAAACACAACTTAAATTTGCGGAGTATGCAAATAATATACACCATTTACATAAAAGTAGGGGAAGAGGGGTGTGTGCTTGTGGATGAGGAAGACATGCAAGGAAGGACACTTGAGAAATTCTCAACAACAGTTTATTTTGGGAACAGAGACAGATACCTGTGGTCTGGGGCAGGAGTGCGACTTGCTGTACAGTGGGTGAATGCTCTTTTGCGTGGTTCGCTTTTATTGTTAACTCTGCATAAGTatgatttttaattgaaaagtagTTTCTGAGAATTCCCTGggggcccagtggttaggactttgagcttccactgcagggggcaggggttcaatccctggttggggaactaacatccttCAAGCCACAGAGCTAGGCCAAAAGAAAAGGAGTTTCTAAGGGACACTACATTATCCCTGGATCCACTGTCTAACTGTGCTTTTATGCCACTAATATCCCCgcaggttttattttgttttgtttttaaatgaataaaaacttgtacatgattTTTATTCAA is a genomic window of Lagenorhynchus albirostris chromosome 14, mLagAlb1.1, whole genome shotgun sequence containing:
- the PRAME gene encoding melanoma antigen preferentially expressed in tumors; this translates as MVLMWPMLLEQICLQYSLLSRFFRVGIRAPPKLLELAVQSLLRDEALAIAALEELPAELFPPLFSAAFAGMHGQAVKAMVQAWPFPCLPLGSLMKEHKPHLETFQAAIDGLDVLLAQEVRPRRWKLQVLDLRRNAHQDFWTVCSGTRAGVCSLLEPEVARPVRKRRRVEGARAWSKQTSAPVEVLIDLCLKEGTPDASLSYLLKKVKQRRGSLRLCCQKLRVFSMPMQNIRKILKLVQLDSVQDLEVNCTWKLATLGRFAPHLGQMVSLRRLLLSHIHMTPHAAPGMEERCVSQLTCQFSSLQHLQELYLDSISFLEGRLDQVLRCLKNPLETLSITKCLISEADLMHLSQWPSVSQLKDLSLSGVNLTGISSKPLWVLIEKASATLQDLDLDECGIMDSQFSALLPALSHCSQLTTFSFCGNPISMAVLESLLRHTVGLSKLSLVLYPAPLESYEDVHGTVHLGRLAHLHARLKQVLQELGLPSMVWFSGDPCPHCGDRTFYNPEPILCPCYMAA